The DNA region AATAAGAGTATTGTCCCAATCTACCATTTGAAGATTCCTAAAGTAAGACGCTTTTCCAAAACCTTCACCGGCAAAATGGCCACTACCCATTTGAGTCGTAGTATGTGAACCACCAGGTCGTGTGTTCACAATCTCGCCACCAAACTGGACCATGTTCCCATGCTCTCTCAGGTGTGTGAACAAAGATACAGGCCAATATCCAACTAGTGTACCCGATCCAAATTGAAGCCACCAGTGTCCATGCTTTGGGTcctaaattatcaaaaatgaaattcttaaatatatatacatgtaaaaaGTTGAGTGAGCTGTCAGCTGTGTTGACCGTGTAAAGCATTTAATAGATAAGCCATGTGcatggttttaacttttaatcaaGGGTAGTCGTATGATTTAAGGGAGACactaaatttgatttaaattgttaagAGACAATTCTATAAAATTAGTATGACATGCAATGCAATAATTATTTGGTAGGCACTTGAGTGCTCAAAACTCAAGTTAAAGGCCTTCTTTGTGCCCCCACCAAATGAGATTAgaatctagatatatatatagaagatataACGTAATCTTAATCAATtggttataaataaaataaaatgaagagaaATAGTATAAGTTTACTAACGTATGGGATGacattaaatcagtttgatatATTGAAGAGGATAGTTACCTTCCATATCAATAAACTTATATCGAATTGTCCGCCTTTATACGACGAAACAGGCGAAATCGCTGCTCCAATCGCGATTCTATTGTTCGTTTGAACAAAACCAGAACACAACAGGTTATAGCATCCTGTTGCTTGGTAGGCATCCGACtgcaagaaaacaaatgtgGCATTTTGGGTAAGttatagagaaaagaaaacgcTTTTACTAAATGATAAATAAAGTTTTGAAGTAGGATGAAAATTTATACCGTCCAATAGGTGAAGAATCTTGGGTTAGTGTCTCCGTACAGCTCCGGGCTAATCTGTCATATACAAAATCGGAAATGCTAAGCATTTAGAAACATTTGTTTAAGTAAATAAGAGATGTAcaattaaacattaaaataaaacagttatatgaaaataaatgtcttagaaaaaaaaaagagatgaggTGATGGATGATGGTACGTGCCTGCCAACCAGCTTCGATGGTATTAAGATCGTCGGCGAAAGAACCGGCGATGACCCAAATCTGAGATAGACTAAACTCGTATTGGCTTGTGACACGTGGCGTCCAGACGTTTATACTTGCTTTTGTTCCGTAATATTGACTTCCCGATACGTATCCAACCGC from Camelina sativa cultivar DH55 chromosome 3, Cs, whole genome shotgun sequence includes:
- the LOC104776462 gene encoding uncharacterized protein LOC104776462; translation: MSSPCLMIFTFILLLCLLSSSASPPNSTSETVTLRPQKEIQKLELIRKHLQKINKPAIKTIESSDGDTIDCVPSHHQPAFDHPLLQGQRAMDPPEMPIGYSQENESHENFQLWSLSGESCPEGTIPIRRTTEQDMLRASSVRRFGRKIRRVRRDSSSNGHEHAVGYVSGSQYYGTKASINVWTPRVTSQYEFSLSQIWVIAGSFADDLNTIEAGWQISPELYGDTNPRFFTYWTSDAYQATGCYNLLCSGFVQTNNRIAIGAAISPVSSYKGGQFDISLLIWKDPKHGHWWLQFGSGTLVGYWPVSLFTHLREHGNMVQFGGEIVNTRPGGSHTTTQMGSGHFAGEGFGKASYFRNLQMVDWDNTLIPISNLKVLADHPNCYDIRGGVNRVWGNYFYYGGPGKNSKCP